In Phoenix dactylifera cultivar Barhee BC4 chromosome 11, palm_55x_up_171113_PBpolish2nd_filt_p, whole genome shotgun sequence, the following are encoded in one genomic region:
- the LOC103703304 gene encoding uncharacterized protein LOC103703304, translated as MGSPKMKASEIAALLDLKPHPDGGFYLETFRDFSVTLPKSQLPPHYKVDRPVSSAIYFLLPSGGIAHLHRIPCSETWHYHMGEPLTVFELLDDGKIKLTVVGPDLEAGQHPQYTVPPNVWFGAFPTLDVESFASDGSALAKAPNRDPELHYSLVGVTCAPAFQFEDNELATLAELKALAPNVEPFLNYLISSKP; from the exons ATGGGTTCGCCGAAGATGAAGGCTTCAGAGATCGCAGCTCTGTTGGATCTGAAGCCCCATCCTGATGGAGGCTTCTACTTGGAGACGTTCAGAGACTTCTCCGTCACTCTCCCCAAATCTCAGCTCCCACCCCATT ACAAGGTGGATCGTCCTGTGAGCTCAGCCATCTACTTCTTGCTGCCATCAGGAGGCATTGCTCACCTCCATCGCATCCCTTGTTCTGAAACCTGGCACTATCATATGGGAGAGCCTCTCACG GTGTTTGAGCTACTTGATGATGGCAAGATCAAGCTGACGGTCGTCGGACCGGACCTAGAAGCCGGCCAGCACCCGCAGTACACAGTACCACCAAATGTGTGGTTTGGTGCATTCCCAACCTTGGATGTTGAATCCTTTGCATCAGATGGCAGTGCTCTTGCCAAAGCTCCAAACAGGGACCCTGAGCTGCATTATTCTCTGGTTGGTGTCACCTGCGCCCCTGCGTTCCAGTTTGAGGACAATGAGCTAGCCACTCTTGCTGAGCTCAAGGCTCTTGCTCCCAACGTCGAACCCTTCCTCAACTACCTCATCTCTTCCAAACCCTAG
- the LOC103703306 gene encoding ethylene-responsive transcription factor ERF017, whose product MMRTERAAGSAAAGERRYRGVRKRKWGRWVSEIRLPNSRERIWLGSYDSPDKAARAFDAAVVCLRGRRGRLNFPDSPPRIAGGQSLGPRQIQGLAARHAHKADSDAAANAADAPGPRMSPSETADALTAESEGVVDWSFMDMLSSPDGVGMDFPPAVAEAAMDDFSYDFFPPATAPPDVAEDNGGVGFGANSFLWSF is encoded by the coding sequence ATGATGAGGACGGAGCGCGCTGCTGGGAGCGCCGCAGCCGGCGAGCGGCGGTACAGGGGGGTGCGGAAGCGGAAGTGGGGCCGGTGGGTGTCGGAGATCCGGCTTCCCAACAGCCGGGAGAGGATCTGGCTGGGGTCTTACGACTCGCCGGACAAGGCGGCGCGGGCTTTTGACGCTGCTGTCGTCTGCCTCCGCGGCCGCCGGGGCCGCCTCAACTTCCCCGACTCGCCGCCACGGATCGCCGGCGGCCAGTCGCTCGGCCCCCGCCAGATCCAGGGCCTCGCCGCCCGCCACGCCCACAAAGCCGACTCTGATGCCGCCGCCAACGCCGCAGACGCACCGGGGCCGAGGATGTCGCCGTCGGAGACGGCGGACGCTCTCACGGCGGAGAGCGAGGGCGTGGTCGACTGGTCGTTCATGGACATGCTGTCGTCGCCGGATGGAGTCGGGATGGATTTCCCGCCAGCAGTGGCGGAGGCGGCAATGGATGACTTCTCTTACGATTTCTTCCCGCCGGCGACGGCCCCGCCGGATGTGGCGGAGGACAATGGGGGAGTAGGTTTCGGCGCGAATTCGTTTTTGTGGAGCTTCTGA
- the LOC103703305 gene encoding protein TIFY 10a produces MADMRGKRGEKTGEKSNFSVTCSRLSRYLKEKGSFGDIGLGVAPRPLEQAKGIIQAPTTMSLMPGVAVSAEGHAHNGSDQPSPKSMELFPQHAGFDSLAVSAKKESSVISHNKEPEKNQLTIFYAGKVLVLDNFPAEKVGDLMQMASKESLAAKNLSFTTPSSTTAARLEFSHQHSSNIACNSGSQTLMLQDSMPKPAQANASDMPIARKNSLHRFLEKRKDRISTKAPYQVNASSPAAAEATKPEHSKSWLNLGRAASKPEQSSESKG; encoded by the exons atggCGGATATGagagggaagagaggagagaaaacaggggagaagtCCAACTTCTCCGTCACCTGCAGCCGGCTGAGCAGGTACTTGAAGGAGAAGGGCAGCTTCGGCGATATCGGCCTCGGCGTCGCCCCTCGGCCTCTTGAACAAGCTAAAG GAATAATTCAGGCGCCCACCACCATGAGCCTGATGCCGGGAGTTGCTGTGTCGGCAGAAGGCCATGCCCACAATGGCTCAGACCAACCTTCTCCAAAATCTATGGAGCTTTTTCCCCAGCATGCCGGCTTTGACTCCCTTGCTGTCTCGGCTAAGAAGGAATCCAGCGTGATCTCCCATAATAA GGAGCCAGAGAAGAATCAATTGACAATTTTCTACGCTGGAAAAGTATTGGTTTTGGACAATTTTCCAGCAGAAAAAGTTGGGGATTTGATGCAGATGGCAAGCAAGGAGAGCTTGGCTGCTAAGAATTTGAGTTTTACCACCCCATCCTCAACTACTGCAGCAAGACTTGAGTTTTCTCACCAACATAGTTCTAATATTGCATGCAACTCCGGCAGCCAAACTTTGATGCTTCAAGACAGCATGCCAAAACCTGCCCAAGCCAATGCTTCAG ATATGCCCATAGCAAGAAAGAATTCCCTCCATAGATTTCTTGAGAAGAGAAAGGATCG GATTAGCACCAAAGCCCCGTACCAAGTGAATGCTTCCTCTCCGGCGGCAGCAGAAGCAACCAAGCCAGAGCATAGCAAGTCCTGGCTTAATTTGGGTCGAGCAGCTTCAAAGCCAGAGCAGAGCTCTGAGTCGAAGGGGTAA
- the LOC108510684 gene encoding ethylene-responsive transcription factor ERF017-like has product MMRTERAAGSAAAGERRYRGVRKRKWGRWVSEIRLPNSRERIWLGSYDSPDKAARAFDAAVVCLRGRRGRLNFPDSPPRIAGGQSLGPRQIQGLAAHHAHKADSDAAAIAADAPAPKMSPSETADALTAESEGVVDWSFMDMLSSPDGVGMDFPPAVAEAAMDDFSYDFFPPATAPPDVAEDNGGVGFCANSFLWSF; this is encoded by the coding sequence ATGATGAGGACGGAGCGCGCTGCTGGGAGCGCCGCAGCCGGCGAGCGGCGGTACAGGGGGGTGCGGAAGCGGAAGTGGGGCCGGTGGGTGTCGGAGATCCGGCTTCCCAACAGCCGGGAGAGGATCTGGCTGGGGTCTTACGACTCGCCGGACAAGGCGGCGCGGGCTTTTGACGCTGCTGTCGTCTGCCTCCGCGGCCGCCGGGGCCGCCTCAACTTCCCCGACTCGCCGCCCCGGATCGCCGGCGGCCAGTCGCTCGGCCCCCGCCAGATCCAGGGCCTCGCCGCCCACCACGCCCACAAAGCCGACTCTGATGCCGCCGCCATCGCCGCAGACGCACCGGCGCCGAAGATGTCGCCGTCGGAGACGGCGGACGCTCTCACGGCGGAGAGCGAGGGCGTGGTCGACTGGTCGTTCATGGACATGCTGTCGTCGCCGGATGGAGTCGGGATGGATTTCCCGCCAGCAGTGGCGGAGGCGGCAATGGATGACTTCTCTTACGATTTCTTCCCGCCGGCGACGGCCCCGCCGGATGTGGCGGAGGACAATGGGGGGGTAGGTTTCTGCGCGAATTCGTTTTTGTGGAGCTTCTGA